Sequence from the Aquimarina sp. Aq107 genome:
GTGTATTGCTTGCATTGGTAGCATCAACATTATAAATTTTTATAGTGTTACCTCCATCCAAATATCCTGAAGAAAAAGATCTTTCTAGAAAAAGAAATTGATTTTCATCATATTCTAAAATTTCAACCAGTCCGTTAATACTAAATGTTGTTCCTAAAGCAGGTTCGCGATCAACAGCATCCAGCTCATATATAAACTGTCTTTCTGATGTGCCATTTGTTTTATTAATTCGAGTAATACGAACTGGAGACTCTGTTTCTGTAGTAGTTGGTTCTGGTCCATCCTCAATTAATGGAAGTTCCATACCAACCCAATAAGCATCAGAATCAAAACTAATACATAATGATTCTAATGCACCATTATGTCGTGGACCGGATTGATCAGTTGTTGTATTAGCATCTAAATTTTCAGGTAATGCGAAACTGCGCAATTGAGTACCATTAGGTGCTATTTCTAATAAGGCAGGATCAACATTGTTACTAATAGAACCTTCACTGTTATATATAATATTACCTGTGTTAATATCAAATCGAATAGCTTCAGGATCCATTTGATTTTCTGGAATAGTATTTCCTGTTTCATCCTTAATTTCTATTAGTGAACTAATAGATGCATTTGAAAAACCTTCTTGGTTAAAGGCAATGTCAGCTGTGTAATATCTGATAGGGTTTGATCCGTCACTTATTATATACCAAGTATCGTTTTTGTAATCAATACCAGAAAAGCCTCCTGTTGGAACATCTCCAATAGGGTCATTGGTTATTATTATTTCATCTATATATTCTAAACTGCTAATTGTATTGAGCGAGGGATCAGGAGATTCAGAACTTGTGCTAGAATTGTCATTCGATGAACAACTTGCAAAAAAAACAATAACACAGATAGATATTCTAATTTTTGCATTCATAATCTTGATTATTAGATTCTATAAAGATATTAATTATTTAAACTATGAATTTAGGAAAGCGATACTATGGGTTGCAACAATAGCAGCAGTTTCTGTTCTTAATCTTGTTTTTCCTAAAGTTACTGGAATAAACCCTGTTTTTAAAGCGTTTTCAATTTCTTTGGTAGAAAAATCTCCTTCGGGTCCTATTACCAATGTTGTGGCACTTTGTGGTTTAATAATATCCTTTAAAGATTGTTTCTTAGTTTCTTCACAATGTGCAATGAGTAACTGATCCGAAGTATCTTTTTTTAAAAATTCGGTAAAAGAAATAGCTTTATTTAGTATTGGTAGATACGATTGAAGTGATTGTTTCATAGCACTTTGTAATATACGTTCAAATCGTTCGGGTTTGATTATTTTTCGTTCACTGTGATCACAAATAATTGGAGTAATTTCATCAATACCAATTTCTGTAGCTTTTTCTAAAAACCATTCATAGCGATCATTCATTTTAGTAGGAGCAACTGCAAGATGTAATCTATAATCCTTAGACGGTTGATGATGTCTTTCTTCTAATTGGATAATACATTTATTAGGGCTTGAAAATGTAATAATTCCTTTACATAATAGACCTAACCCATTGGTAATTTGTACTAAATCACCTTCTTTTTTTCGTAAAACTTTAGTTATGTGTTTGCTTTCTTCTCTCGAAAATTGAAATTCTTGAGTGGTTTCTGTAATATCCTTATTATAGAATAACTGCATAAGTGAAAAATTAAAACTTAATTCGGGCTTTAGCAACAATACTCATATCAGTAAAATCCTTTTTTAAATATTTTAGATAACCGACAATACCGATCATGGCTGCATTGTCTGTAGTGTATTCAAATTTTGGGACAAAAGTTTTCCATCCGTATTTATGTTCACCTTCTTTTAATGCTTTTCGTATTCCAGAGTTCGCAGAAACTCCTCCGCCAATGGCAATAGCTTTTATTCCTGTTTCCTTAGAAGCTTTCTTTAATTTGTCAATAAGAATATTAATAATTGTATACTGAATTGAAGCACAAACATCTTCAAGATTCTCTTTTATGAAATCAGGGTTCTCTTTAACTTGTTTTTGAACAAAGTATAATACAGCAGTTTTGAGACCGCTAAAACTAAAGTTTAGACCATCGACTCTAGGTTTTGTAAAAGGAAACGCTTTTGGATTTCCAGATTGCGCGTTTTTATCAATTAAAGGGCCACCTGGATAAGGAAGTCCTAATATTTTTGCACTTTTATCAAAAGCTTCTCCAACTGCATCATCGATTGTTTCACCAATAATTTCCATATCAAAATGATCAGTAACTTTTACAATCTGTGTGTGCCCTCCACTAATAGTTAAAGCAAGAAATGGGAACTCTGGTTTATCAAAATCCTCTTCATCAATAAAATGTGCTAATATATGAGCTTGCATATGATTAACATCAATTAGTGGAATTTCTAACGAAAGTGC
This genomic interval carries:
- a CDS encoding 16S rRNA (uracil(1498)-N(3))-methyltransferase encodes the protein MQLFYNKDITETTQEFQFSREESKHITKVLRKKEGDLVQITNGLGLLCKGIITFSSPNKCIIQLEERHHQPSKDYRLHLAVAPTKMNDRYEWFLEKATEIGIDEITPIICDHSERKIIKPERFERILQSAMKQSLQSYLPILNKAISFTEFLKKDTSDQLLIAHCEETKKQSLKDIIKPQSATTLVIGPEGDFSTKEIENALKTGFIPVTLGKTRLRTETAAIVATHSIAFLNS
- a CDS encoding esterase-like activity of phytase family protein codes for the protein MNAKIRISICVIVFFASCSSNDNSSTSSESPDPSLNTISSLEYIDEIIITNDPIGDVPTGGFSGIDYKNDTWYIISDGSNPIRYYTADIAFNQEGFSNASISSLIEIKDETGNTIPENQMDPEAIRFDINTGNIIYNSEGSISNNVDPALLEIAPNGTQLRSFALPENLDANTTTDQSGPRHNGALESLCISFDSDAYWVGMELPLIEDGPEPTTTETESPVRITRINKTNGTSERQFIYELDAVDREPALGTTFSINGLVEILEYDENQFLFLERSFSSGYLDGGNTIKIYNVDATNASNTLNTSSISSETVIKAAKTLLFEFNSIRSELTNNTVDNIEGITFGPLFSDGSKSLIVISDNNFNAFLPQLNQVILFKIIP
- the tsaD gene encoding tRNA (adenosine(37)-N6)-threonylcarbamoyltransferase complex transferase subunit TsaD produces the protein MSSQNVYILGIESSCDDTSASILCNGRVLSNVVASQKIHEQYGGVVPELASRAHQQNIVPVVDQAIKQANINKSDLSAIAFTRGPGLMGSLLVGTSFAKSLALSLEIPLIDVNHMQAHILAHFIDEEDFDKPEFPFLALTISGGHTQIVKVTDHFDMEIIGETIDDAVGEAFDKSAKILGLPYPGGPLIDKNAQSGNPKAFPFTKPRVDGLNFSFSGLKTAVLYFVQKQVKENPDFIKENLEDVCASIQYTIINILIDKLKKASKETGIKAIAIGGGVSANSGIRKALKEGEHKYGWKTFVPKFEYTTDNAAMIGIVGYLKYLKKDFTDMSIVAKARIKF